In Planctomycetia bacterium, the DNA window ACGGGTGCGCGGTACACCCGAGCAGAAAGACCTGCTCGCACCATGGCCCGTAACGCTTCCGAAGGACTGGCCGGCTCTCGTCAACAAGCCGCAAAGCGCCGAGGAGCTCCAGGCGCTACGCAGCAGCATTCTAAAAGGGAAGCCCTACGGCGGTGAACGCCGCTGCGAACCACGGCCAAGCGCCTCGGACTCGACTCCTCGCTCCGCCCGCGTGGCCGCCCGAAAGGAAGCTAAACCAAGAGCCGGTTCGAAAGAATCGAACCTGTCCCGTTTAATTCGCCTGTCCCGTTTAATTCGCCCGGACGAAATCGCCGGCTCGCCACTTGTACGGGATCTACGAGCCCTCCACTACTTCTACAAGAACTCGACATTTCCTGGCCACGACCTGCGAGCGATAGCGCTGGAGTTGAGCTACTCATGGTTGCGGCACAACCCTGGGGGTGCTGGAAATAACAAGGACTATTTCCTCAGTATTGAAGGAAGTCACATACACGATCGCCTGATGAGCGGCTCTGGTAACGGTTACGGAGACGGACAACCGCTGGGTGCCGGACTGGCCCAAGCTGTTGACGGCGCGCTCAAGCGCTGCAGTTCGAGTCTCCGCGGATATATGCACGAACACGGCATGATGGCGCGCGAACTCGCGGATAATACGGCTCCCGGTGACGAGTACACTGCCATGGCTTGGAGCGTCACATCCGATCTCCTCATTACCGTGGGCGACGCGGGAGGGGGCGCGATCGATGTTTTCGGCACCATGGACGACACGGTCACTGGAGTCAAGGATCGCTACAATAAATCGATGGAGTTATATGAAAAGACCGGCGACCTGCGGGTCGCAGGAGCTCGCTTTACCGGCGTTTACAAAATAGCTGAAGCGATCGCCAATACCAATATTGATACCGGCGAGCAGCTCTTTGATTCACGGACCGACACGGTGTTGCTGCGCGTGGCACATGCATCAGAAGGAGTATCTGAATACTCAGGCGGTCTCGCCGGCCTCGGTACTCCCGTAAGTGTGCTGAGAGGTGGACGTGGAGTCGACCTGCCCGACAGTCGGAGGCCGGATCTCACCAATGATGTGCCAAGCAGAGTTGGTGCTGCTTCCAATCCGGCGCCAACGCCGGTAAAGGCAAGTCTTTTGGATATGCTTCAGCCAAGTTGCTTCCGAGCCGGAACCCCCATGTGGTGCGAAGGCGGCCATAGGCCGATTGAAGAATTGAGGGCCGGAGACGAGCTATGGGCCCGCGATGAGTCCGATCCGGGAGCGGCTTTGGAACTCAAGCCAATCCAAGAGGTGTTTGTTCGTGAGGCCCTGGTGCTGGAAATCACGGTAGCCGGGCACGTGATCGGGACGACGGCGGAGCATCCCTTCTACGCCAACGGGAAGGGCTGGAAATCCGCCGGTTCGTTGGTGGTCGGTGATCTGCTCGCCACGGCGGAAGGAGAATGGGCCCCCGTCGAATTGCTGAACCATACCGGCCTTTTCGAAACCGTGTATAATTTCCGAGTCGCAGAACATCACACCTACTTCGTCGGTCGGGCTGACTGGGGCTTCCATGTCTGGGCGCACAATGCGAAATATCGAGTCGACCAAAAGGACGGCGTCTGGCATCTGTTCGAGGAAGGCAGCACGACGCCGGTGCAGCACCCGCTCACAGGGTTGCCGACAAAATTTAAGACGCCAGGTGAGGCCAATGCGTTTCTGGAGACACTTAATGCTCCAGATAGCATCAATGGCAATAGCAAGCTCAGCACTAAGCCTCAGCATGAATACGAGATTTTCAGAACGTCCGACAAAGATGTGGTTAAGAATGGGGTTAGCGGCCAACAAATCAACCAGAATGGGACTTCACCTCGCGCAAACCAGCAAGTAAACAAATGGAACGCGGAGGAGGGCGCGGGGACTTACGATGCACGAGTGGTAAATCAAAACGTCCCTACCCGCACTGAGGTACTGCAATCAGAAGCTGCGCGATCCCAAGCATTAAAGGAAGCAGGCAATTCCATGAGCAAACACACACGCCCATAGCAGAAAAGACAGAAACGGTGGTAAACGAATCCATTTTCCCGGCGACACATTCGTGGTTTGCTGCGGAAGGCATGGAAGACGGCAAGCCATGTATGTTCCGCGGGCGCGAGATTCCTTCGGGACTCGTTGGTGATATCTCGTTGCCCCATATTTTTGTGATTGCGCTTCCATATCCAATCACCGATCCTACGGGCCTTCCAACGGGTGCGCAATACAATGAAATCGAGGCGTTCGAACGCCGCTGTATTGATCGAGTTGAAGAGGACCGTCTCGGCATCTTGACTTTCGTCAGGACCTTCAATGGCACGATCCGGTACTTCTTATATGTCTCCGACATTAATGTCGTGTCGCAAGCAATTGAGGCAGACGTGAATTCCGTTGGCGCGCACGTGGCCGCTGGTGACGATTCTGAGTGGCGCGAGTTCAAAGCATTTCTGCGAGGGATGCGATAGCTCAGGGTGTAGCGTCCCAGCGATTCTTTCGTGGTCGTTTGTTCATCGTCGCGGACGGCAAGATAGGGGGACGAGGAAAAGTGCGGCCAGGAATGGGCTGAGGAGTCCGGATCATTTCCGGGTCGTCGGCAATGCCGATGAGCGATGGTCTTTGACAACTCAGGTCTGGTGCGCGGCGAGCGGCCCTCGTGCGCGCACCGTCGGCGCGGACGGCCCCTTTCGATGCGCCGTTCTTTGCTAGGCGACGCGCCGCAGCGTGACGATCGGCAGATGCCTTCGGCCACCGTGGAACTGGACGTCGAGTTCCAACTTCGCGCCAGGACTGCCGCGAGTCAAAGCCCACGGCTTGGCGCAGGGATCGGAAAAGGGGACATTCTACTTAGAATGGTGTTTCCGCGGTCTTCCCCGCGGTCGATTCGAGCGCCAAGTCTTCGGACCGTGGCAATGGTCCATCCCTGGCTGAGGGCAAACAAAGGGGTCGGGAGTCGTTTAGGCAAACAAAGGGTTCGGGCAAACAAAGGGGTCGGGAGTCGTTTAGGCAAACAAAGGGGTCGGGAGTCGTTTAGGCAAACAAAGGGGTCGGGAGTCGTTTATTGAGGTTTCGCGTCCTTGCGCGGACGACCACGGGGATGGAGGCTTGATTCCAAGCCCAACCGGACCGCGGTAGATCGAATCCAGTGCTCGCTTCCGTAGGGCCGGCCGCGCCGCACGCAACGACGGACGGCCTCGAGTTCGGGGGAGAAAAGGGGACATGCTACTTTGGTGAGTGTTTTCGCGGCCGACCTCGGGGGCGAAGGGTGGATTCGAGGCTGAGCCTTGCGGCGGTGGCGGCGGGGCCTGTACTGATTTTTGTGTCAGCCGGCGTTGGAACGTGATTTGCTTACGTGGGCAGGCGTCCCTCGAAGAGAATGGCGAAGTGGTTGAGCGCCTGTTTCCATTGACGGATCGGCATGGTCCATTTTCGCGAGGCTTCCCGAATAGCCATGAAGATGATCTTCAGGGCCGATTCTTCGTTGGGATAGATCTTTCGGTTGCGGGTGAACTTGCGAATCGCGCTGTTGACGCTTTCGATCGCGTTGGTCGTGTAAATCGCTCGGCGGATCGCCGGGGGATAGTCGAACAACGTGATGATGTCGGTCCATTTGGCGCGCCACGTCTTGGCGAT includes these proteins:
- a CDS encoding DUF695 domain-containing protein → MVNESIFPATHSWFAAEGMEDGKPCMFRGREIPSGLVGDISLPHIFVIALPYPITDPTGLPTGAQYNEIEAFERRCIDRVEEDRLGILTFVRTFNGTIRYFLYVSDINVVSQAIEADVNSVGAHVAAGDDSEWREFKAFLRGMR
- a CDS encoding polymorphic toxin-type HINT domain-containing protein, which produces RVRGTPEQKDLLAPWPVTLPKDWPALVNKPQSAEELQALRSSILKGKPYGGERRCEPRPSASDSTPRSARVAARKEAKPRAGSKESNLSRLIRLSRLIRPDEIAGSPLVRDLRALHYFYKNSTFPGHDLRAIALELSYSWLRHNPGGAGNNKDYFLSIEGSHIHDRLMSGSGNGYGDGQPLGAGLAQAVDGALKRCSSSLRGYMHEHGMMARELADNTAPGDEYTAMAWSVTSDLLITVGDAGGGAIDVFGTMDDTVTGVKDRYNKSMELYEKTGDLRVAGARFTGVYKIAEAIANTNIDTGEQLFDSRTDTVLLRVAHASEGVSEYSGGLAGLGTPVSVLRGGRGVDLPDSRRPDLTNDVPSRVGAASNPAPTPVKASLLDMLQPSCFRAGTPMWCEGGHRPIEELRAGDELWARDESDPGAALELKPIQEVFVREALVLEITVAGHVIGTTAEHPFYANGKGWKSAGSLVVGDLLATAEGEWAPVELLNHTGLFETVYNFRVAEHHTYFVGRADWGFHVWAHNAKYRVDQKDGVWHLFEEGSTTPVQHPLTGLPTKFKTPGEANAFLETLNAPDSINGNSKLSTKPQHEYEIFRTSDKDVVKNGVSGQQINQNGTSPRANQQVNKWNAEEGAGTYDARVVNQNVPTRTEVLQSEAARSQALKEAGNSMSKHTRP